A single genomic interval of Corylus avellana chromosome ca10, CavTom2PMs-1.0 harbors:
- the LOC132164299 gene encoding uncharacterized protein LOC132164299, with the protein MDMMNDQKFVGAKQLSIAWVENNSYWRWSRIEETSSNTGLDVAELIKVCWLDVRGKFEITKLSLAKTTYEVVFVIKLEQASRWEVPVNFTLILPDGSKQERKENLEEKLKGEWIEIPAGDFVASPERTGEIEFAIYEHGDDRWKGGLVIKGIAIRPKYQNDWFVNAKKLSIAWAENNSYWRWSETSSNTAIDVAELIEVCWLDVRGKFEITKPSPDINTYEVAFVIKLEEQASGWEVPVNLTLILPDGNKQKRRENLVGKPRGEWIEIQVGEFVASPERTGEIEFAIYEHGDDRWKKGLVIKGIAIRPKFQNDWFVVAKNLSIAWAENNHYWRWSKIEETSSYTNTGFDVAQLIEVCWLDVRGKFEITKLSRASTTYEIAFVIKLEEHASGWEVPVNVTLILPDGKKQERKENLEGKPKGDWIEILAGEFTTSPGKTGEIEFAIYEHSDDRWKKGLVIKGISIRQKYQNYWFVIAKNLSITWAENNRYWRWSKIEETSSNTAVDVAELIEVCWLDVRGKFDITGLSRAITTYEVAFVLKLEEQASGWEVPVNVILILPDGNKQERKENLGGKPRGEWIEIPIGEFVASPERTGNIEFAIYEHSDDHWKKGLVVKGIVIRPKCQVLE; encoded by the exons ATGGACATGATGAATGATCAG AAGTTCGTGGGTGCAAAACAACTATCAATTGCTTGGGTTGAAAACAACAGTTATTGGCGGTGGTCAAGGATTGAAGAAACAAGCAG TAATACAGGTCTTGATGTCGCTGAACTAATAAAAGTTTGTTGGCTAGACGTGCGTGGAAAATTTGAGATAACAAAGCTATCACTGGCCAAAACTACGTATGAAGTGGTGTTTGTGATAAAGTTGGAACAAGCTTCCCGATGGGAAGTTCCTGTGAATTTTACACTTATCCTACCAGATGGAAGCAAACAAGAgcgaaaagaaaatttggaggaaaagcTGAAAGGGGAGTGGATAGAGATCCCAGCAGGCGACTTTGTAGCATCACCAGAAAGGACTGGCGAGATAGAATTTGCAATTTACGAACATGGTGATGATCGCTGGAAGGGAGGGCTTGTCATCAAAGGCATTGCAATTCGGCCCAAGTACCAG aATGATTGGTTCGTGAATGCAAAAAAACTATCAATAGCTTGGGCTGAAAACAATAGTTATTGGCGCTGGTCAGAAACAAGCAG TAATACAGCCATTGATGTCGCTGAATTAATAGAAGTGTGTTGGCTAGACGTGCGTGGAAAATTTGAGATAACAAAGCCATCACCAGACATAAATACATATGAAGTAGCATTTGTGATAAAGTTGGAAGAACAAGCTTCTGGATGGGAAGTTCCGGTGAATCTCACACTTATCCTACCAGATGGAAACAAACAAAAGCGAAGAGAAAATTTGGTGGGAAAGCCGAGAGGGGAATGGATAGAGATCCAAGTAGGTGAATTTGTAGCATCACCAGAAAGGACCGGAGAGATAGAATTTGCAATTTACGAACATGGTGACGATCGCTGGAAGAAAGGGCTTGTCATCAAAGGCATTGCAATTCGGCCAAAGTTTCAG aATGATTGGTTTGTGGTTGCAAAAAATCTGTCAATCGCTTGGGCAGAAAACAATCATTATTGGCGCTGGTCAAAGATTGAAGAAACAAGCAG CTACACAAATACAGGCTTTGACGTCGCTCAACTAATCGAAGTTTGCTGGCTAGACGTGCGTGGAAAATTTGAGATAACAAAGCTATCACGAGCCAGTACTACATATGAAATAGCTTTTGTGATAAAGTTGGAAGAACATGCTTCTGGATGGGAAGTTCCAGTGAATGTCACACTTATCCTGCCAGATGGAAAAAAACAAGaacgaaaagaaaatttggaaggAAAGCCGAAAGGGGACTGGATAGAGATCCTAGCAGGCGAGTTTACCACATCACCAGGAAAGACCGGAGAGATAGAATTTGCAATTTACGAACATAGTGACGATCGCTGGAAGAAAGGGCTTGTCATCAAAGGCATTTCAATTCGGCAAAAGTACCAG AATTATTGGTTCGTGATTGCAAAAAATTTGTCAATCACTTGGGCTGAAAACAATCGTTATTGGCGCTGGTCAAAGATCGAAGAAACAAGCAG TAATACAGCCGTTGATGTCGCTGAATTAATAGAAGTTTGTTGGCTAGATGTGCGTGGAAAATTTGACATAACAGGGCTATCACGGGCCATAACTACATATGAAGTAGCATTTGTGCTAAAGTTGGAAGAACAAGCTTCAGGATGGGAAGTTCCAGTGAATGTCATACTTATTCTACCCGATGGAAACAAACAAGaacgaaaagaaaatttgggggGAAAGCCGAGGGGGGAATGGATAGAGATCCCAATAGGCGAGTTTGTAGCATCACCAGAAAGGACCGGAAATATAGAATTTGCAATTTACGAACATAGTGATGATCATTGGAAGAAAGGGCTTGTGGTCAAAGGCATTGTCATTCGACCCAAGTGCCAGGTTCTAGAATAA